Proteins encoded within one genomic window of Nonomuraea gerenzanensis:
- a CDS encoding RICIN domain-containing protein gives MSRVLTLLAALVLALSPGLPAHAVPVTVPIGAPFTDTSGNLLHAHGGGVVKVGSYYYWFGENRNADGTFRYVSAYRSADLRTWEFRNHVLTQSSAAELQVANIERPKVIYNQATGQFVMWMHKENGRDYGEARAAVAVSNTVDGAYTYLRSFRPLGHMSRDITAYVDTDGTGYMISAADENYDLHIYRLTADFTDVAALVRRWDGDHREAPALFKRNGVYFLLTSGATGWQPNQAKYPTATSLTGTWSAWQNAGDALTYGSQPAFVLPVQGISGTSYLYMGDRWAGAWGGPVNDSRYVWLPVQFPTSTTMALTYARQLTIDAAAGTLSTSGSGYTRLTVRHSGKCVDVRNGSTADLAPVIQYDCNGGTNQQWRIQSISGGHVQIIARHSGRCLDVNGVSTADGAALQQYGCGTGGNQQWTVQDAGGGFVRLVARHSGKCVDLPGSATGNDVQFKQYPCNGGTNQQFSRSEL, from the coding sequence ATGTCCCGCGTCCTCACCCTGCTCGCCGCACTCGTCCTGGCCCTGTCACCGGGGCTGCCCGCCCACGCGGTGCCCGTGACGGTGCCGATCGGCGCCCCGTTCACCGACACCTCCGGCAACCTGCTGCACGCCCACGGCGGCGGGGTGGTCAAGGTCGGCTCGTACTACTACTGGTTCGGCGAGAACCGCAACGCCGACGGCACCTTCCGCTACGTCTCCGCCTACCGCTCCGCCGACCTGCGCACCTGGGAGTTCCGCAACCACGTGCTGACCCAGTCCAGCGCCGCCGAGCTGCAGGTCGCCAACATCGAACGGCCCAAGGTGATCTACAACCAGGCCACCGGCCAGTTCGTCATGTGGATGCACAAGGAGAACGGCCGCGACTACGGCGAGGCCCGCGCCGCCGTGGCCGTGTCGAACACCGTGGACGGCGCCTACACCTACCTGCGCAGCTTCCGCCCGCTCGGCCACATGTCCCGCGACATCACCGCGTACGTGGACACCGACGGCACCGGCTACATGATCTCGGCCGCCGACGAGAACTACGACCTGCACATCTACCGGCTGACCGCCGACTTCACCGACGTGGCCGCCCTCGTGCGCAGGTGGGACGGCGACCACCGCGAGGCGCCCGCCCTGTTCAAGCGCAACGGCGTCTACTTCCTGCTCACCTCCGGCGCGACCGGCTGGCAGCCCAACCAGGCCAAGTACCCCACCGCCACCAGCCTCACCGGCACCTGGAGCGCCTGGCAGAACGCCGGGGACGCCCTCACGTACGGCTCCCAGCCGGCGTTCGTCCTCCCGGTACAGGGCATCTCCGGCACCTCGTACCTCTATATGGGCGACCGATGGGCCGGCGCCTGGGGTGGCCCGGTCAACGACTCCCGCTACGTCTGGCTGCCCGTCCAGTTCCCCACCAGCACCACCATGGCCCTCACCTACGCCCGCCAGCTCACCATCGACGCCGCGGCTGGAACCCTCAGCACGTCCGGCTCCGGTTACACCCGGCTGACGGTGCGGCACTCGGGCAAGTGCGTGGACGTCCGCAACGGCTCCACCGCCGACTTGGCGCCCGTCATCCAGTACGACTGCAACGGCGGCACCAATCAGCAGTGGCGTATCCAGTCGATCAGCGGGGGTCATGTGCAGATCATCGCGCGCCACTCGGGCCGGTGCCTCGATGTGAACGGTGTCAGCACCGCTGATGGCGCCGCTCTGCAGCAGTACGGGTGTGGCACGGGCGGCAACCAGCAGTGGACGGTGCAGGATGCTGGGGGTGGGTTTGTGCGGTTGGTGGCCAGGCATTCGGGGAAGTGCGTGGATCTGCCTGGCTCGGCTACGGGGAATGATGTGCAGTTCAAGCAGTATCCGTGCAATGGCGGCACTAATCAGCAGTTCAGCAGGTCAGAGCTCTGA